In Deinococcus sp. HSC-46F16, the following are encoded in one genomic region:
- a CDS encoding aspartate kinase, with translation MAHSLLVMKFGGTNMQDAAAIRHSASLAARSIREGVKVVVVVSAMAGVTNGLLRLAEAAQGGDIATANDEIAAMRTRHFTAAQDLGAAPDSSIVREIRELHETLRQAVYGVYLLRELTPRSRDLIVAFGERLSAPLMALALSAQGHQAHHLTGGQAGIVTDEHFGNARPLPGSYERIGDRLGGLLGAGVTPVVAGFMGENEEGAITTLGRGGTDFSATIIGKALHADEVWAWKDVDGVMSADPRVVPDARNIERLSYGEVMELAYFGAKVLHPLAVTPLQESGIPLRVKSAADPDFPGTLVGLEADPDPAHPVKAVTAIRGVSLINVTGAGVLGVPEVVASLFAAIARENITLLMVSQSSSMSNVSLAVQSADARRTLAALRGGMMGELKVEEQPGVAVLAIVGAGMRGQKGVAARLFSALASEDVNILMISQGSSELNISVAIDAAEVDTATRAAHAAFRLGQAASGAA, from the coding sequence ATGGCGCATTCCCTCCTGGTGATGAAGTTCGGCGGCACCAACATGCAGGACGCGGCGGCGATCCGCCACAGCGCGTCCCTCGCGGCCCGGTCCATCCGCGAGGGCGTGAAGGTCGTCGTGGTTGTCTCCGCGATGGCGGGCGTGACCAACGGGCTGCTGCGGCTCGCCGAGGCCGCCCAGGGCGGCGACATCGCCACCGCCAACGACGAGATCGCCGCGATGCGCACCCGCCACTTCACGGCCGCGCAGGACCTCGGCGCGGCCCCCGACTCCTCCATCGTGCGCGAAATCCGCGAGCTGCACGAGACCCTGCGCCAGGCCGTCTACGGCGTCTACCTCCTGCGCGAACTTACCCCCCGCAGCCGCGACCTGATCGTGGCCTTCGGCGAGCGCCTCTCCGCGCCGCTGATGGCCCTGGCCCTCTCCGCGCAGGGCCATCAAGCCCACCACCTCACCGGCGGGCAGGCGGGCATCGTCACCGACGAGCACTTCGGCAACGCCCGGCCCCTGCCCGGCAGCTACGAGCGGATCGGCGACCGCCTCGGCGGGCTGCTGGGCGCCGGAGTCACCCCCGTGGTCGCGGGCTTCATGGGCGAGAACGAGGAAGGCGCGATCACCACCCTGGGGCGCGGCGGCACCGACTTTTCCGCGACCATCATCGGCAAGGCGCTGCACGCGGACGAGGTGTGGGCCTGGAAGGACGTGGACGGCGTGATGAGCGCCGACCCCCGCGTCGTTCCTGACGCCCGTAACATCGAGCGCCTCAGCTACGGAGAGGTGATGGAACTCGCCTACTTCGGGGCCAAGGTGCTGCATCCCCTCGCGGTCACGCCCCTCCAGGAAAGCGGCATCCCCCTGCGGGTCAAGAGCGCCGCCGACCCCGACTTCCCCGGCACCCTCGTCGGGCTGGAGGCCGACCCTGACCCCGCGCACCCCGTCAAGGCGGTCACCGCCATCCGGGGCGTCAGCCTGATCAACGTGACCGGGGCGGGGGTCCTCGGCGTGCCGGAGGTCGTCGCCAGCCTCTTTGCCGCCATCGCCCGCGAGAACATCACCCTGCTGATGGTGTCCCAGAGCAGCTCCATGAGCAACGTCTCGCTCGCCGTCCAGAGCGCCGACGCCCGCCGCACCCTCGCCGCCCTGCGCGGCGGCATGATGGGCGAACTGAAGGTCGAAGAGCAGCCCGGCGTCGCCGTCCTCGCCATCGTGGGCGCCGGAATGCGCGGGCAGAAGGGCGTGGCCGCCCGCCTCTTCTCGGCCCTCGCCAGTGAGGACGTAAACATCCTGATGATCAGCCAGGGGAGCAGCGAGCTGAATATCAGCGTCGCCATCGACGCCGCCGAGGTGGACACCGCGACCCGCGCCGCCCACGCCGCCTTCAGGCTGGGGCAGGCGGCGAGCGGGGCGGCGTAG
- a CDS encoding YceI family protein — MTRSRGMAGTLLGLMLAGLALAAPRPYAAANGSATFEHRVRVVNVRGTIAGVTAQVQLDPADLAATRGSVTVPLSELKTGIGLRDRHAQGEVALNTARYPNATFVLEKLTGGRLLEGQTLNTTASGRLTVKATTRPVSVPVKATLRGGRVEVSTQFKFNPYDFDVRYPGSSDSVTVGVTFTLAATP; from the coding sequence ATGACGCGCTCGCGTGGGATGGCGGGAACACTGCTGGGACTGATGCTGGCCGGGCTGGCCCTGGCCGCGCCCCGGCCTTATGCGGCGGCGAACGGCAGCGCGACCTTCGAGCACCGGGTCAGGGTCGTCAATGTGCGGGGCACCATCGCGGGCGTGACGGCGCAGGTGCAACTCGACCCAGCCGACCTCGCGGCCACGCGGGGCAGCGTGACGGTGCCGCTGAGCGAGTTGAAGACGGGGATCGGGCTCCGCGACCGGCACGCGCAGGGCGAGGTCGCGCTGAACACCGCGCGGTATCCCAACGCGACCTTCGTGCTGGAGAAGCTGACGGGCGGGCGACTGCTGGAGGGGCAGACCCTGAACACCACGGCCAGCGGGCGCTTGACGGTCAAGGCGACCACCCGGCCCGTGAGCGTGCCGGTCAAGGCGACCCTGCGCGGGGGGCGGGTGGAGGTCAGCACCCAGTTCAAGTTCAACCCCTACGACTTTGACGTGCGTTATCCCGGCAGCAGCGACAGCGTGACGGTGGGCGTGACGTTCACCCTCGCGGCGACGCCGTAG
- a CDS encoding CopD family protein, whose product MLLLLAVAGFLTTLGTLLLVGGVVARRQLTPGHPGRPWLGVGFGLLLLGSALQVGVTLQDLGFLTPTDALAYLTTTGPGRAALLRGMGGALLLAAELARWPAWLLTLPAALLLWGVAGGGHGAAHGPGLRALTALHAGAMAVWLGGVLALVTSPRPTPALARRFTPVALGCVAVLLVTGLLLTGQHAGDPLALPQTAYGRTLLLKLALVALALFAALLVRRAFARGGQVRRFLALETALLLGVLAVTASLGTTPPPSPGDHSQAHTSPP is encoded by the coding sequence GTGCTCCTCCTCCTCGCCGTCGCCGGATTCCTGACCACGCTGGGCACCCTGCTGCTCGTCGGCGGCGTGGTGGCCCGCCGCCAGCTCACGCCGGGGCATCCGGGGCGGCCCTGGCTGGGGGTGGGGTTCGGGCTGCTGCTCCTGGGGTCCGCCCTGCAAGTCGGCGTGACCCTGCAGGACCTCGGCTTCCTGACCCCCACGGACGCCTTGGCCTACCTCACGACCACCGGGCCGGGCCGGGCCGCCCTGCTGCGGGGAATGGGCGGGGCGCTCCTCCTCGCCGCCGAGCTGGCCCGCTGGCCCGCGTGGCTCCTGACCCTGCCCGCCGCCCTGCTGCTGTGGGGCGTGGCGGGAGGCGGGCACGGGGCGGCGCACGGCCCCGGCCTCCGCGCCCTGACCGCCCTGCACGCGGGAGCGATGGCGGTCTGGCTGGGCGGCGTCCTGGCGCTCGTCACGTCGCCCCGGCCTACCCCAGCCCTGGCGCGGCGCTTCACGCCCGTCGCGCTGGGATGCGTGGCCGTCCTGCTGGTCACCGGCCTGCTCCTCACTGGGCAGCACGCGGGCGACCCCCTCGCCCTGCCGCAGACCGCCTACGGCCGCACCCTGCTGCTCAAGCTCGCCCTCGTGGCCCTCGCGCTGTTCGCCGCCCTCCTCGTCCGCCGCGCCTTCGCCCGGGGCGGGCAGGTGCGCCGCTTCCTCGCTCTGGAAACTGCGCTGCTGCTGGGGGTGCTGGCGGTGACGGCATCGCTGGGCACCACGCCGCCCCCGTCGCCTGGGGACCATTCGCAGGCTCACACCAGCCCACCCTGA
- a CDS encoding copper resistance CopC family protein, translating into MRSLLPLLAALTLGTALAHTGVTSVTPAANARLAAPQAVTLTFSEPINLRFSTFKVVPLPAGADASKAAATALATKNDAATRADAAPTLTGMAARVRLPLRAGLKAGSYLIVWRLLSEDGHPVSGHSLFHVR; encoded by the coding sequence ATGCGCTCCCTCCTTCCCCTCCTGGCCGCCCTGACCCTGGGCACCGCCCTCGCCCACACCGGGGTCACGTCCGTCACTCCGGCCGCGAATGCCCGGCTCGCGGCCCCGCAGGCGGTCACCCTGACCTTCAGCGAGCCTATCAACCTGAGGTTTTCCACCTTCAAAGTTGTGCCGCTGCCCGCTGGAGCCGATGCCTCCAAGGCCGCCGCGACCGCCCTGGCCACGAAGAACGACGCCGCCACGCGGGCCGACGCCGCCCCCACCCTGACCGGGATGGCCGCCCGCGTCCGGCTGCCGCTGCGGGCAGGCCTGAAGGCCGGGAGCTACCTGATCGTGTGGCGCCTGCTGTCCGAAGACGGGCATCCCGTCAGCGGCCACTCGCTCTTTCACGTGCGGTAA
- a CDS encoding DUF1775 domain-containing protein, which translates to MTHLTRTLALAAALLVPVAAAHATVRTETGLAESRVAASETYRLNVPTEKNIATTQIRLVVPAGVTISRFQVTPGFTRTVKTNADGLITEVTWRGRIAPQEYARFFFQARNPEQAGTLSWKVYQTYADGSVVAWDDSDSEQAPASKTTLK; encoded by the coding sequence ATGACCCATCTGACCCGCACGCTGGCCCTCGCCGCCGCCCTGCTGGTTCCCGTTGCCGCCGCCCACGCCACCGTCCGCACCGAGACGGGGCTGGCCGAGAGCCGGGTGGCCGCCTCCGAGACCTACCGCCTGAACGTGCCCACCGAGAAGAACATCGCCACCACCCAGATCCGGCTGGTGGTCCCGGCAGGCGTGACGATCAGCCGCTTTCAGGTCACGCCCGGCTTTACGCGCACCGTCAAGACGAACGCGGACGGCCTGATCACCGAGGTGACGTGGCGCGGGCGCATCGCTCCCCAGGAGTACGCCCGCTTCTTCTTCCAGGCCCGCAACCCCGAACAGGCCGGAACCCTGAGCTGGAAGGTCTACCAGACCTACGCCGACGGCTCGGTCGTCGCGTGGGACGACTCAGACTCCGAACAGGCACCTGCCAGCAAGACCACCCTCAAGTGA